One window of Paenibacillus albicereus genomic DNA carries:
- the qcrB gene encoding menaquinol-cytochrome c reductase cytochrome b subunit, producing the protein MFKSVYNWIDERLDVTPLWRDVADHEVPEHVNPAHHFSAFVYCFGGLTFFITVIQILSGMFLTMYYVPDIINAYASVDYLQHKVPFGSIVRGMHHWGASLVIVMMFLHTLRVFFTGSYKAPREMNWVVGVLIFFIMLGLGFTGYLLPWDNKAYFATKVGIQIADSVPYIGEYIKIFLQGGEIVGATTLTRFFAIHVFFLPGALLALLAAHFLMIRKQGIAGPL; encoded by the coding sequence ATGTTTAAAAGCGTATACAACTGGATCGACGAGCGTCTTGACGTTACGCCGCTGTGGCGGGATGTAGCGGACCATGAAGTGCCGGAGCATGTCAACCCGGCGCATCACTTTTCCGCGTTCGTCTATTGCTTCGGAGGACTGACGTTCTTCATCACGGTCATCCAGATTCTATCCGGCATGTTCTTGACGATGTATTATGTGCCGGACATCATCAATGCCTATGCCAGCGTCGACTACCTGCAGCACAAGGTGCCGTTCGGCTCGATCGTCCGCGGCATGCACCACTGGGGCGCGAGCCTCGTCATCGTCATGATGTTCCTACATACGCTGCGTGTCTTCTTTACGGGCTCCTACAAGGCGCCTCGCGAGATGAACTGGGTCGTAGGCGTGCTGATCTTCTTCATCATGCTCGGCCTCGGCTTTACGGGCTACCTGCTGCCGTGGGACAACAAGGCTTACTTCGCGACCAAGGTCGGCATCCAGATCGCGGACTCCGTCCCGTATATCGGGGAGTATATCAAAATCTTCCTGCAAGGCGGCGAGATCGTTGGCGCGACGACGCTGACGCGCTTCTTCGCAATCCACGTGTTCTTCCTGCCAGGCGCCCTGCTGGCTCTGCTGGCCGCGCACTTCCTGATGATCCGCAAGCAAGGTATCGCGGGTCCTCTATAA
- a CDS encoding menaquinol-cytochrome c reductase cytochrome b/c subunit, translating into MAHGNKNEKVVYVGDSRVRKPSGVVSVPPDYTSFPGRSEAFIPNFLLKEWMVGCVVLVGFLVLTIAHPAPLGYPADPTNSAFIPIPDWYFLFLYQLLKYPWVSGDYVAWGVVGIPGVAFGSLMLAPFLDTGKERRFYRRPIASALMLLSLVACFYLTKVSWDFYQHELEVTGTVPEHLTREEEAREAAMSGKEPPSATKPVEEVALVDADNADIKAIMEKAGCLQCHGTDLKGQAGAKIPSLRGVGDLLTKEELADIVTNGKGSMPAFGEQLSSEEINTLADWLAKQKAAGE; encoded by the coding sequence ATGGCTCACGGAAACAAAAACGAAAAGGTCGTTTATGTCGGCGACTCCCGGGTGCGCAAGCCTTCTGGAGTCGTATCGGTGCCGCCGGACTACACGTCCTTCCCAGGCCGTTCGGAGGCGTTCATCCCGAACTTCCTGCTCAAGGAATGGATGGTCGGCTGCGTCGTCCTGGTCGGATTCCTCGTCCTGACGATCGCACACCCGGCTCCGCTCGGCTATCCGGCGGACCCGACTAACTCGGCGTTCATTCCGATTCCGGACTGGTACTTCCTGTTCCTGTACCAGCTGCTCAAGTATCCTTGGGTATCCGGCGATTATGTCGCTTGGGGCGTCGTCGGCATTCCCGGCGTCGCATTCGGCTCGCTCATGCTGGCTCCGTTCCTGGACACCGGCAAAGAGCGTCGCTTCTACCGCCGTCCGATCGCGAGCGCGCTCATGCTGCTCTCGCTCGTCGCGTGCTTCTATCTGACCAAGGTGAGCTGGGACTTCTACCAGCATGAGCTTGAAGTCACGGGTACGGTGCCGGAGCATCTCACCCGCGAGGAAGAGGCGCGCGAGGCGGCCATGTCCGGCAAGGAACCGCCTTCGGCGACGAAGCCGGTCGAGGAGGTCGCCCTGGTCGATGCGGACAACGCGGACATCAAGGCAATCATGGAAAAGGCCGGCTGCCTGCAATGCCACGGCACCGACCTGAAAGGCCAAGCCGGAGCGAAGATTCCTTCGCTGCGTGGCGTCGGCGACCTGCTGACGAAGGAAGAGCTGGCTGACATCGTCACGAACGGCAAAGGTTCGATGCCGGCGTTCGGCGAGCAGCTCTCCTCCGAAGAGATCAATACGCTGGCCGACTGGCTGGCGAAGCAAAAAGCTGCCGGCGAATAA
- a CDS encoding DUF1405 domain-containing protein, translating into MGFKLDRSLLLYRPFLWTLFIVNALGTVYGYYWYAYQLEQTVSDGHPWWQIVFVPDSPTASLFFTLALLYLLFPPASPGRGARLLRSGIEALGVVTSIKYGIWAVAMILAGASQGEPLEPQHYMLMASHLGMAVQALLYLPFFRFRKAAAAFALLWLLFNDYNDYAFGIFPYLPSPLYDHVPEVRTFTVGLTVFSFLVTLLGLALLRRGSDGRDR; encoded by the coding sequence ATGGGATTCAAGCTGGACCGCAGCCTCCTGCTGTACCGGCCGTTCCTGTGGACGCTGTTCATCGTCAATGCGCTCGGGACCGTCTACGGCTATTATTGGTATGCCTATCAGCTTGAGCAGACCGTCAGCGACGGGCACCCCTGGTGGCAAATCGTCTTTGTGCCCGACAGTCCGACCGCGAGCCTGTTCTTCACGCTGGCGCTGCTCTACCTGCTGTTCCCGCCTGCATCGCCCGGACGCGGCGCGCGGCTGCTGCGGTCGGGGATCGAGGCGCTCGGCGTCGTCACCTCGATCAAATACGGCATCTGGGCGGTCGCGATGATATTGGCCGGCGCTTCCCAAGGGGAGCCGCTGGAGCCGCAGCACTACATGCTAATGGCCTCGCATCTCGGCATGGCGGTCCAAGCGCTGCTCTACCTGCCTTTTTTCCGGTTCCGCAAAGCTGCCGCTGCTTTCGCGCTGCTCTGGCTGCTGTTCAACGACTACAACGATTACGCCTTCGGCATTTTCCCTTATTTGCCGTCGCCTTTGTACGACCATGTGCCCGAGGTACGGACGTTTACGGTCGGGCTGACCGTATTCAGCTTCCTCGTCACGCTGCTCGGACTGGCCTTATTGAGGCGGGGAAGCGACGGCCGCGACCGCTGA
- a CDS encoding sporulation protein YpjB, whose product MSRRWWAALTAGLAAALLLHGAALAAAASREYAASEDELRLRAKQESFRAAADQLYESVMAADRNGIFYTLRDAEAAAGDETLRSSGGELGWIAVDEALRQASAAASRQSDTDGLLAAASKVRLAADSLTGGDDALWLQYRPILKEDARQLIIAWTTSGASDNGTAEARMKTLQQHWELIEPSALLMRDKALAEAMRDSIAYSSRLLTSRDGTRTGWAVQSFESLSGTADRLFLAGGGGGDLPAEALPLPPRAGGSWLIYAIVPLICALLTYVGWSNYRQGQHGVIVLPARPERPSRNGVVRK is encoded by the coding sequence ATGTCGAGACGATGGTGGGCGGCGTTGACAGCGGGCTTGGCGGCTGCCCTTCTGCTGCACGGGGCCGCGCTGGCGGCCGCGGCAAGCCGGGAGTATGCCGCGAGCGAGGACGAGCTGCGCCTTCGCGCCAAGCAGGAGAGCTTCCGAGCTGCCGCCGACCAGCTCTATGAATCCGTCATGGCGGCGGACCGCAACGGCATTTTCTATACGCTCCGAGATGCGGAGGCGGCAGCCGGCGACGAGACGTTGCGGTCGAGCGGCGGAGAGCTCGGCTGGATCGCCGTGGATGAGGCGCTCCGGCAAGCTTCCGCAGCGGCAAGCCGGCAGTCGGATACGGACGGGCTGCTGGCGGCAGCGTCCAAGGTGCGGCTGGCAGCCGACAGCCTGACCGGAGGCGACGATGCCCTATGGCTGCAATATCGTCCGATCCTCAAGGAGGACGCGCGTCAGCTCATTATCGCTTGGACGACGTCCGGCGCGTCCGACAACGGGACGGCGGAGGCTCGGATGAAGACGCTTCAGCAGCACTGGGAGCTGATCGAGCCCTCCGCGCTGCTCATGCGGGACAAGGCGCTCGCCGAAGCGATGCGGGACAGCATCGCTTACAGCTCCAGGCTGCTGACGTCGAGGGACGGCACCCGGACCGGCTGGGCGGTGCAATCGTTCGAGTCGCTGTCCGGCACCGCGGACCGGCTGTTCCTCGCCGGCGGCGGGGGAGGGGACCTGCCTGCCGAGGCGCTCCCGCTCCCCCCTCGCGCAGGCGGAAGCTGGCTGATCTATGCGATCGTGCCGCTTATCTGCGCCTTGCTCACGTACGTCGGCTGGTCGAACTACCGACAGGGCCAGCATGGCGTCATTGTCCTCCCGGCGCGTCCGGAGCGGCCTAGCCGCAACGGAGTCGTCCGCAAATAA
- a CDS encoding YitT family protein, translating into MSNLAYRYLYKSILPVLLGTAIYAFGLQYFLLPNQLMEGGVTGIAVLLNYAFGWKLSITTLLLNIPLFFVGLRILGKLPMVMTIVGTLSLSLFLFIFEKGIETGWIEPFYAENDLILAALYAGVTLGGGLGIVFRFGGTTGGVDIAARIINRAKGWSMGQIILSFDAIIIGISLLYIPKQNVLYTLVAVFIASKLIDFIQEGAYAAKAFSIISEKGEEIADRITVELERGVTLIPAVGAYSKAQRNMIYCVVSRSEIRALRLIVKTIDPRAFIVISDVHDVLGEGFKEEA; encoded by the coding sequence ATGTCCAATCTTGCTTACCGCTATCTGTACAAGTCCATCCTTCCCGTCCTGCTCGGAACGGCCATCTACGCCTTTGGCCTGCAGTATTTCCTTCTGCCCAACCAGCTCATGGAGGGGGGCGTGACCGGCATCGCCGTCCTGCTCAACTATGCGTTCGGCTGGAAGCTGTCGATCACGACGCTGCTGCTCAACATTCCGCTCTTCTTCGTCGGTCTGCGCATTCTGGGCAAGCTGCCGATGGTCATGACGATCGTCGGCACGCTCAGCCTCTCCCTGTTCCTTTTTATTTTTGAAAAGGGCATCGAAACCGGCTGGATCGAGCCGTTCTACGCCGAGAATGACCTCATCCTTGCCGCCCTGTACGCGGGCGTGACGCTTGGCGGCGGCCTCGGCATCGTATTTCGCTTCGGCGGCACGACCGGCGGCGTCGACATCGCCGCCCGCATCATCAACCGCGCCAAAGGCTGGAGCATGGGCCAGATCATCCTGTCGTTCGACGCCATCATCATCGGCATTTCGCTGCTGTACATCCCGAAGCAGAATGTCCTCTACACGCTCGTCGCCGTCTTCATCGCCTCCAAGCTGATCGACTTCATCCAGGAAGGCGCCTATGCCGCCAAAGCGTTCTCGATCATCAGCGAAAAAGGCGAGGAGATCGCGGATCGCATCACCGTCGAGCTCGAGCGAGGAGTGACGCTTATTCCTGCCGTCGGCGCCTATTCCAAGGCGCAGCGCAACATGATCTATTGCGTCGTCTCCCGCAGCGAGATCCGGGCGCTCCGCTTGATCGTGAAAACGATCGATCCGCGCGCATTCATCGTCATCAGCGACGTGCACGACGTGCTCGGAGAGGGCTTCAAGGAAGAGGCCTGA
- a CDS encoding nucleotide pyrophosphohydrolase encodes MEEKSLAEIQREVDRYIGQFKEGYFSPLSLVARLAEEVGELAREVNHAYGEKPKKPDEADNSIEMELGDILFILNCFANSLDIDLTKAHDAVMHKFNTRDADRWTRKNGEPQ; translated from the coding sequence ATGGAGGAAAAATCCCTCGCTGAAATCCAGCGCGAGGTAGACCGCTACATAGGTCAGTTCAAGGAAGGCTACTTCAGCCCGCTGTCCCTCGTGGCGAGACTGGCGGAGGAAGTCGGCGAGCTGGCGCGGGAAGTGAACCATGCGTATGGCGAAAAGCCGAAGAAGCCGGACGAGGCGGACAACTCCATCGAAATGGAGCTCGGCGACATCCTGTTCATTCTGAACTGCTTCGCCAATTCGCTGGACATCGACCTGACGAAGGCGCATGACGCCGTCATGCACAAGTTCAATACGCGCGATGCCGATCGCTGGACGCGTAAAAACGGCGAACCGCAATAA
- a CDS encoding tetratricopeptide repeat protein, translated as MDGEGCIKKAYECILNGDFDGAIEWFLQAIQLEPRNASFHYKCSVSCARSGRWELALHHATQACQLKPDHEEYRYHLDVVEARRLVSDAKLLLASGEGSAAEAMEFLQEARILDPLQAEACYLAAVCCKQLGRLREARLLATEACRLEPAMEEARQLNRQLKRMLRRRGNE; from the coding sequence ATGGACGGGGAAGGCTGCATCAAAAAAGCGTACGAATGCATCTTGAACGGCGATTTCGATGGAGCGATCGAGTGGTTCCTGCAGGCCATCCAGCTGGAGCCTCGCAACGCTTCCTTTCATTATAAGTGCTCGGTCTCCTGCGCTCGAAGCGGACGGTGGGAGCTGGCTCTCCACCATGCAACCCAAGCCTGCCAGCTGAAGCCGGACCACGAGGAATACCGCTATCATCTGGACGTCGTGGAGGCAAGGCGGCTCGTCTCCGACGCCAAGCTGCTGCTCGCATCCGGAGAAGGCTCCGCGGCGGAAGCGATGGAGTTCCTGCAGGAAGCGCGCATCCTCGACCCGCTGCAGGCCGAGGCCTGCTACCTCGCCGCAGTATGCTGCAAGCAGCTCGGGCGGCTGCGGGAAGCTCGGCTGCTCGCCACAGAGGCTTGCCGGCTCGAGCCGGCGATGGAGGAAGCGAGGCAGCTGAATCGTCAGCTCAAGCGGATGCTCAGGCGGCGTGGGAATGAATGA
- the dapB gene encoding 4-hydroxy-tetrahydrodipicolinate reductase — MTTPIKVAVAGASGRMGREVVKLVLQEEGLQLAGAMSPSAGSVDAGRLVGLDEAGIKVAPTLEAMLSSADIDVLVDFTVPQSVYANTLEAVTRGIRPVVGATGFTPAQIEELDELCKQQKIGGLIAPNFSIGAILMMKFAAEAAKYFPHLEIIEYHGDQKLDAPSGTSIKTAELISAARNELRQGNPMEEETIEGSRGGYYDGFRIHSVRLPGVFAQQEVVFGAFGQSLKIRHDSYDRAGYMPGVAHAVRKVMTYEGMVYGFEHIMDG; from the coding sequence ATGACAACCCCTATCAAAGTGGCGGTGGCCGGCGCATCCGGCCGCATGGGGCGCGAAGTCGTCAAGCTCGTGCTCCAGGAAGAAGGGCTTCAGCTCGCCGGAGCGATGTCTCCATCGGCGGGCTCCGTCGACGCGGGGCGGCTGGTCGGACTGGACGAGGCCGGCATCAAGGTCGCGCCTACGCTCGAGGCGATGCTGTCCTCTGCCGACATCGACGTGCTCGTCGATTTCACCGTGCCGCAGTCCGTCTATGCCAACACGCTGGAAGCCGTCACGCGCGGCATCCGGCCGGTCGTCGGGGCGACCGGCTTCACTCCGGCCCAGATCGAAGAGCTGGACGAGCTGTGCAAGCAGCAGAAGATCGGAGGGCTGATCGCGCCGAACTTCTCGATCGGAGCCATTTTGATGATGAAATTCGCCGCGGAAGCAGCGAAATATTTCCCTCATCTCGAAATCATCGAGTATCACGGGGACCAGAAGCTTGACGCTCCCTCGGGGACGTCGATCAAGACGGCCGAGCTCATCTCCGCGGCCCGCAACGAGCTGCGCCAAGGCAATCCGATGGAGGAAGAGACGATCGAAGGCTCGCGCGGCGGCTACTACGACGGATTCCGCATCCATAGCGTGAGGCTGCCGGGCGTCTTCGCCCAGCAGGAGGTCGTCTTCGGCGCGTTCGGACAGTCGCTCAAGATCCGGCATGACTCGTATGACCGCGCCGGCTACATGCCGGGCGTCGCGCACGCCGTCCGCAAAGTCATGACCTACGAAGGCATGGTGTACGGCTTCGAGCATATCATGGACGGGTAG
- the mgsA gene encoding methylglyoxal synthase yields MLQIAFIAHDRKKDEMVNFITAYEEAFKDAKLYSTGTTGSRIMEKTNLNIQRFMSGPLGGDQQIGALVAENELDLIIFLRDPLMAQPHEPDITALLRLCDVQGIPVATNIATAELLVKSMMRGDFAWRELVHKYKPE; encoded by the coding sequence ATGCTGCAAATCGCATTCATCGCGCATGACCGCAAAAAGGATGAAATGGTCAATTTCATCACCGCCTATGAGGAGGCGTTCAAAGACGCCAAGCTGTATTCGACCGGGACGACGGGCTCTCGCATCATGGAAAAGACGAACCTGAACATCCAGCGCTTCATGAGCGGTCCGCTCGGCGGAGACCAGCAAATCGGAGCGCTGGTCGCCGAGAACGAGCTCGACCTCATCATCTTCCTGCGCGATCCGCTTATGGCGCAGCCGCATGAGCCCGACATCACGGCCCTGCTACGCCTCTGCGACGTGCAAGGCATCCCGGTGGCGACGAACATCGCGACAGCGGAGCTGCTCGTGAAGTCGATGATGCGCGGCGACTTCGCTTGGCGCGAGCTCGTGCACAAGTACAAGCCGGAGTAA
- the bshB1 gene encoding bacillithiol biosynthesis deacetylase BshB1 yields MNPDTQVDLLVFGAHADDAEIGMGGTIALHARQGLRVGVCDLTRSEMSSNGDPKLRAEEAAEASRILGLSYRGCLGLPDRGLTGDAEQLAAVTREIRLRRPRVVFAPYWQDRHPDHNACSAIVEEAVFNAKLRRYMPELPPVQVERLVYYYINDQRDIALTVDISAQIETKLDALAAYRSQFDAAGGDRVETPLTQGYVQRVEHRDYLTGQAAGCRHAEGFALKRPYPVSGFIEA; encoded by the coding sequence ATGAATCCAGATACGCAAGTCGATCTGCTCGTATTCGGCGCTCATGCGGACGATGCCGAGATCGGCATGGGCGGCACGATCGCCCTGCATGCCCGGCAAGGGTTGCGCGTCGGCGTCTGCGACCTGACCCGCAGCGAGATGAGCTCCAACGGAGACCCCAAGCTCCGGGCCGAGGAAGCCGCAGAGGCCTCCCGCATCCTAGGCCTGTCCTACCGGGGCTGTCTCGGCCTGCCGGACCGCGGCCTGACCGGAGACGCGGAGCAGCTTGCCGCCGTTACTCGCGAGATTCGGCTTCGCCGGCCGCGCGTCGTCTTCGCGCCGTATTGGCAAGACCGCCATCCCGACCACAACGCATGCAGCGCGATTGTCGAGGAGGCCGTCTTCAATGCCAAGCTGCGCCGCTACATGCCGGAGCTGCCGCCGGTCCAGGTGGAGCGGCTCGTCTATTATTACATCAACGATCAGCGGGACATCGCCCTGACGGTCGACATCTCGGCGCAGATCGAGACCAAGCTCGATGCCCTCGCCGCCTACCGCTCGCAGTTCGATGCCGCCGGAGGCGACCGCGTAGAGACGCCGCTGACGCAAGGCTACGTGCAGCGGGTGGAGCATCGGGACTATTTGACCGGACAAGCCGCCGGCTGCCGACATGCGGAAGGCTTCGCGCTGAAGCGGCCTTATCCGGTGTCGGGCTTTATCGAAGCTTGA